Proteins from a genomic interval of Parafrankia irregularis:
- a CDS encoding AMIN-like domain-containing (lipo)protein, which produces MRKAHGISGAIVPLVLGLLFMAVPARAGGPTATPVTPVSPAAPVMPVTPVLTGISAAHAASARADLVRFHFQLAAPSEVTARYVPTSELIQDGSGLPVAVRGRSFVKVVFHNAAAHDEQGRATAPRNLFPIRATTNVVQVRSGGDFEGVVTYFVGLRQSAPGPQVQPTVQHTGTSVIVAIPTR; this is translated from the coding sequence ATGAGGAAGGCGCACGGGATTTCTGGTGCGATAGTCCCACTGGTCCTGGGCCTGCTGTTCATGGCGGTTCCGGCGCGAGCCGGAGGGCCAACGGCAACTCCGGTTACACCGGTGTCTCCGGCCGCGCCCGTCATGCCCGTCACGCCGGTCCTGACGGGCATCAGCGCGGCACATGCGGCCAGTGCCCGCGCGGACCTCGTCCGGTTCCACTTCCAGCTGGCAGCCCCCTCCGAGGTCACCGCCCGGTACGTGCCGACCTCGGAACTGATACAGGACGGCTCCGGCCTTCCCGTCGCCGTGCGGGGCCGGTCCTTCGTCAAGGTGGTCTTCCACAATGCGGCGGCCCATGACGAGCAGGGCAGGGCCACGGCTCCGCGCAACCTGTTCCCGATCCGCGCGACCACCAATGTTGTCCAGGTGCGGTCGGGTGGCGACTTCGAGGGCGTTGTCACCTACTTCGTCGGTCTGCGCCAGTCCGCGCCCGGACCGCAGGTACAGCCGACGGTGCAGCACACCGGCACGAGCGTGATCGTGGCGATCCCGACCCGATAA